The following proteins are co-located in the Ensifer sp. WSM1721 genome:
- a CDS encoding pyridoxal phosphate-dependent aminotransferase: MTIMTSLSPRALSAPESGIVEVVNYARGREGLIPLWVGEGDLPTPDFVSRAAADALMAGETFYTWQRGIPPLREALVRYYQRRFQKTLSPENFYVTGSGMQAIKLAIEAVASPGEEMVLLTPAWPNFAAAADLSGVRPVAVPLTFENGKWQLDLDRLEAAIGAKTRALFINTPSNPTGWTATHDDLKAILSLARKHGIWIIADEIYALYHYLGGRAPSFLDVMEEDDRILFVNSFSKNWSMTGWRVGWIVAPPPMGQVLENLIQYSTSGVAQFMQRGAVVALDEGDGFVDENVAKAKRNRDLLCDALIATNRVETLKPDGALYAFLKIDGVTDSRRTALDIVDKTGVGLAPGTAFGEGGALFMRACFLRDPGQIAEAAERLRTYILSR, encoded by the coding sequence ATGACGATCATGACCAGCCTCAGCCCCCGCGCCCTTTCGGCGCCCGAAAGCGGCATCGTCGAGGTGGTGAACTATGCGCGCGGCCGCGAGGGACTTATTCCGCTCTGGGTCGGCGAGGGCGATCTTCCGACGCCGGACTTCGTCAGCCGCGCGGCGGCCGACGCGCTGATGGCCGGCGAGACCTTCTATACGTGGCAGCGCGGCATTCCGCCGTTGCGCGAAGCGCTGGTCCGCTATTACCAGCGCCGCTTTCAAAAGACGCTCTCGCCCGAGAATTTCTATGTGACCGGTTCGGGCATGCAGGCGATCAAGCTGGCGATCGAGGCGGTCGCCTCGCCCGGCGAGGAGATGGTGCTTTTGACCCCGGCCTGGCCGAACTTCGCGGCCGCGGCGGATCTCTCCGGCGTCCGCCCGGTCGCCGTGCCGCTCACATTCGAGAACGGCAAGTGGCAGCTCGATCTCGACCGTCTCGAGGCCGCGATCGGAGCGAAGACGCGGGCGCTCTTCATCAACACGCCGTCGAATCCGACGGGCTGGACAGCGACGCATGACGATCTGAAGGCCATTCTATCGCTGGCGCGCAAGCATGGCATCTGGATCATCGCCGACGAGATCTACGCGCTCTACCACTATCTCGGCGGGCGGGCGCCGTCGTTCCTCGACGTCATGGAGGAGGATGATCGCATCCTCTTCGTCAACTCCTTTTCGAAGAACTGGTCGATGACCGGCTGGCGCGTCGGATGGATCGTCGCGCCGCCCCCGATGGGGCAGGTGCTCGAAAATCTGATTCAGTATTCGACTTCGGGCGTTGCGCAATTCATGCAGCGCGGCGCGGTTGTCGCCCTCGACGAGGGGGATGGCTTCGTCGACGAGAACGTCGCCAAGGCAAAGCGCAACCGCGATCTCCTCTGCGATGCGCTGATCGCGACCAATCGCGTCGAAACGCTCAAGCCCGACGGTGCGCTCTACGCTTTTCTGAAGATCGACGGCGTCACCGACTCCCGCCGTACGGCTCTCGACATCGTCGACAAGACCGGTGTCGGGCTCGCTCCGGGAACCGCCTTCGGCGAGGGCGGAGCGCTCTTCATGCGCGCCTGTTTTCTGCGGGATCCCGGCCAGATCGCGGAGGCCGCGGAGCGTCTTCGCACCTATATTCTCAGCCGCTGA
- a CDS encoding PAS domain-containing hybrid sensor histidine kinase/response regulator produces MLSGSVIFASAFAYLLLLFAVASYGDRRARRNKIASKGRPLVYALSLAIYCTSWTYFGGVGLAAERGLEFTGIYIGPILMFTLGIPLIRRIVRLAKTERLTSVADFVAARYGKNPAVAAIVALISLVGAIPYIALQLKAVSSSVATMIDTSDYGIGSGQNFIDLPLLVTLFLACFAIVFGTRHTDATEHQDGLILAIAMESVVKLVAMLTVGIYIVFVLFEGPANLWAEAQQSPAVLSALEYQTPVARWILLIGLSAFGIIMLPRQFHVTVVENRTETELRTAGILFPLYLIAINLFVLPIAIAGVLTFSGSGNADLYLLALPLAGDVPLITLFTFIGGFSAATAMVIVASVALSIMVSNDIVMPVFLRRRLGTRGSLQEDMAGTLLNIRRTAIFVVLLLGYGYYRAADISAGLASLGLLSFAAIAQMAPALLGGLVWRQANARGAIAGMVSGFLVWAYVLFLPSLGGPDNSHIASTVLSFLFPFTELFSGPQSDPLVNATALSMLVNVAAYVLGSLTRAPKPLERFQAGVFITRRSRTERTFRGRKTKVTVRDLKTTIARYMGEERMQRSFHTYEQQSGRWLDDNTSADMALVHFSEQLLGSAIGSSSARLVLSLVLQRMDDTSSDTAWLLDQASEALQYNQDMLQTALSQMDQGIAVFDNANNLIIWNRRFRELLDLPEATGQVGFPLADIVAILARRGDIRKDEEKALIANFLTLDKPFLLELSGGERIIEVRTNAMPDKGIVTTYTDITQRVAADMALKQANETLELRVTERTGELTRVNRELAEARAAAEEANIGKTRFFAAAGHDILQPLNAARLYSSSLVERLGDSDNRALVQNIDSSLESVEAILGAVLDISRLDTGAMKPRLQSVPLNELLRRIETDFAPMARAKNIKLVVMPTSLTVRSDPNLLRRVIQNLVSNAVKYTLQGKVLVGVRRQGQTATVEVLDSGIGIPSSKFRTVFKEFARLDEGARTASGLGLGLSIVDRISRVLNHPVSLQSKPGKGTGFKVAVPLDTSAGERPKPQPVAAAKANDALTGLTVICIDNEPKILEGMALLLSGWGCVVTTAESLAACSEMGPDRLSVRPDAIVADYHLGDGTGIDAIARIRGLWDASIPALMVTADRTPEVRGAAERDGVSLQHKPVRPAAMRAWLTQLAATARAAAE; encoded by the coding sequence ATGCTTTCGGGTTCGGTCATTTTTGCCTCGGCCTTCGCCTATCTGCTGCTGCTCTTCGCAGTCGCAAGCTATGGCGACCGGCGAGCCAGACGCAACAAAATTGCCAGCAAGGGCCGGCCGCTCGTCTATGCGCTGAGCCTTGCGATCTACTGCACGTCGTGGACCTATTTCGGCGGCGTCGGCCTTGCGGCCGAACGCGGGCTCGAATTCACCGGGATCTACATCGGCCCGATCCTCATGTTCACGCTCGGCATACCGCTCATCCGCCGCATTGTCCGGCTCGCCAAGACCGAAAGGCTGACCTCGGTCGCCGACTTCGTAGCCGCACGCTACGGCAAGAACCCGGCGGTCGCGGCAATCGTCGCGCTGATCTCGCTGGTCGGTGCCATTCCCTATATCGCGCTTCAGCTCAAGGCGGTCTCGAGTTCGGTCGCCACGATGATCGACACGAGCGACTACGGTATAGGCTCGGGCCAGAACTTCATCGACCTGCCGCTCCTGGTCACGCTCTTCCTCGCCTGTTTCGCGATCGTCTTCGGCACGCGCCACACGGATGCAACCGAACATCAGGACGGCTTGATCCTCGCCATTGCGATGGAGTCGGTGGTGAAGCTGGTGGCGATGCTCACGGTGGGCATCTACATCGTCTTCGTGCTGTTCGAGGGACCTGCGAATCTGTGGGCCGAGGCCCAGCAAAGCCCCGCCGTGCTTTCCGCGCTCGAATACCAGACGCCGGTCGCGCGCTGGATCCTGCTGATCGGCCTTTCCGCATTCGGGATCATCATGCTTCCGCGTCAGTTCCACGTGACCGTCGTGGAAAACCGCACGGAAACAGAACTGCGCACCGCCGGCATCCTCTTCCCGCTCTATCTGATCGCGATCAACCTCTTCGTCCTGCCGATCGCGATCGCCGGCGTCCTGACATTCTCAGGCTCCGGCAATGCGGACCTCTATCTCCTGGCCCTGCCGCTTGCCGGCGACGTGCCGCTCATCACGCTCTTCACGTTCATCGGCGGCTTCTCGGCGGCGACCGCCATGGTCATCGTCGCTTCGGTCGCGCTGTCGATCATGGTCTCCAACGACATCGTGATGCCGGTATTTCTGCGCCGCCGCCTCGGCACGCGCGGCTCGCTCCAGGAGGATATGGCCGGCACGCTGCTCAATATCCGCCGCACGGCGATCTTCGTCGTCCTGCTTCTTGGCTACGGATACTATCGCGCGGCCGACATCAGCGCCGGGCTCGCCTCGCTCGGCCTGCTCTCCTTCGCCGCGATCGCGCAAATGGCGCCGGCGCTTCTCGGCGGTCTCGTCTGGCGACAGGCCAATGCCCGCGGCGCGATCGCCGGGATGGTCAGCGGCTTTCTCGTCTGGGCCTATGTCCTGTTTCTGCCGAGCCTCGGCGGGCCCGATAATTCCCACATCGCCTCGACGGTGCTGAGCTTTCTCTTCCCCTTCACCGAACTCTTCTCGGGTCCGCAATCCGACCCGCTCGTCAACGCGACGGCTCTCAGCATGCTCGTCAATGTGGCGGCTTATGTGCTGGGCTCGCTGACGCGTGCGCCGAAGCCGCTCGAGCGCTTCCAGGCCGGCGTCTTCATCACCCGGCGGTCGCGCACGGAACGGACTTTCCGCGGGCGCAAGACCAAGGTGACGGTGCGCGACCTGAAGACCACGATCGCCCGCTATATGGGCGAGGAGCGCATGCAGCGCTCCTTCCATACCTATGAGCAGCAATCCGGCCGCTGGCTGGACGACAACACCTCGGCCGACATGGCCCTGGTCCATTTCTCCGAACAATTGCTCGGCAGTGCCATCGGCTCCTCTTCGGCGCGCCTCGTGCTCTCGCTCGTCTTGCAGCGGATGGACGACACTTCCTCGGACACGGCCTGGCTGCTCGACCAGGCGAGCGAGGCGCTCCAATACAATCAGGACATGCTGCAGACGGCGCTGTCGCAGATGGACCAGGGCATCGCCGTCTTCGACAACGCCAACAACTTGATCATCTGGAACCGCCGTTTCCGCGAGCTGCTCGACCTACCGGAAGCAACCGGTCAGGTCGGTTTTCCGCTCGCCGACATCGTCGCGATCCTCGCCCGGCGCGGCGACATCCGCAAGGACGAGGAAAAGGCGCTGATCGCCAACTTCCTGACGCTCGACAAGCCCTTCCTGCTCGAACTTTCGGGCGGCGAGCGCATCATCGAAGTCAGAACCAATGCGATGCCCGACAAGGGCATCGTCACCACCTATACCGACATCACCCAGCGCGTCGCCGCCGACATGGCGCTCAAGCAGGCGAATGAAACGCTGGAACTGCGCGTCACCGAGCGGACGGGCGAACTGACGCGCGTCAACCGCGAGCTCGCCGAGGCGCGTGCTGCCGCCGAAGAGGCCAATATCGGCAAGACCCGCTTCTTCGCGGCCGCCGGCCATGATATCCTGCAGCCCTTGAATGCGGCTCGGCTCTACTCCTCCTCGCTCGTCGAGCGCCTCGGCGATTCCGACAACAGGGCGTTGGTGCAGAATATCGATTCGTCGCTCGAATCGGTCGAGGCCATTCTCGGCGCCGTGCTCGACATCTCGCGGCTCGACACCGGCGCGATGAAGCCGCGGCTGCAATCCGTGCCGCTCAACGAGCTGCTCAGGCGCATCGAGACCGATTTCGCGCCGATGGCGCGGGCAAAGAACATCAAGCTCGTCGTCATGCCGACATCGCTCACCGTGCGCAGCGATCCGAATCTCTTGCGCCGCGTCATCCAAAACCTTGTCTCGAATGCCGTGAAATACACGCTGCAAGGCAAGGTGCTCGTCGGGGTGCGCCGACAGGGACAGACGGCGACGGTCGAAGTGCTCGATTCCGGCATCGGCATTCCTTCCTCGAAATTCCGCACGGTCTTCAAGGAATTCGCGCGCCTCGACGAGGGCGCGCGTACCGCTTCCGGGCTCGGGCTCGGCCTCTCCATCGTCGACCGCATCTCCCGCGTGCTCAACCACCCGGTCAGCCTGCAATCGAAGCCGGGCAAAGGCACCGGCTTCAAGGTCGCGGTGCCGCTCGACACGAGCGCCGGCGAACGGCCAAAACCGCAACCCGTCGCGGCGGCGAAGGCGAACGACGCATTGACCGGCCTCACCGTCATCTGCATCGACAACGAGCCGAAGATCCTCGAAGGCATGGCGCTGCTCTTAAGCGGCTGGGGCTGCGTCGTCACGACGGCCGAATCGCTTGCCGCCTGCTCCGAAATGGGACCCGACAGGCTGAGCGTGCGGCCGGACGCCATCGTCGCCGATTATCATCTCGGCGACGGTACCGGGATCGATGCGATCGCGCGCATCCGCGGGCTGTGGGACGCGAGTATTCCGGCCTTGATGGTGACCGCCGACCGCACTCCCGAAGTGCGCGGCGCCGCCGAGCGCGACGGTGTCTCGCTACAGCACAAGCCGGTGCGTCCGGCAGCGATGCGCGCGTGGCTCACCCAGCTTGCCGCGACGGCCCGCGCGGCGGCAGAGTAG
- the galE gene encoding UDP-glucose 4-epimerase GalE: MAVLVTGGAGYIGSHMVWSLLDAGEAVVVLDFLSTGFRWAVAPEARFYFGDVGDRALLQRIFAENDIDAVVHFAGSAVVPESVARPLAYYENNTANTRTLIASTIEAGVRHFVFSSTAAVYGTQDTPDPVKETATLRPESPYGRSKLMSEMMLHDAGAAHDFSFVALRYFNVAGADPLGRAGQSTLGATHLIKIACEAALGKRRKVDVFGTDYPTADGTGVRDYIHVSDLVAAHRNALRYLRRGGEPLVSNCGYGEGFSVLEVLDAVRQVSGRDFPVDYAPRRPGDPAQVVADPTVARLKLDWVPTHASLEHIVQSAFDWEGHLGRKNSFDDDHEKDGRLVASD, encoded by the coding sequence ATGGCCGTATTGGTGACGGGCGGGGCGGGTTATATCGGCAGCCACATGGTGTGGTCCTTGCTTGACGCGGGCGAAGCCGTGGTGGTGCTCGATTTCCTGTCGACCGGCTTCCGCTGGGCTGTGGCACCGGAGGCGCGTTTCTATTTCGGCGATGTCGGCGACCGGGCGCTGCTTCAGCGAATCTTCGCCGAGAACGACATCGATGCGGTCGTGCATTTCGCCGGATCGGCGGTCGTGCCGGAATCGGTCGCCAGACCGCTTGCCTATTACGAAAACAACACGGCGAATACCCGCACGCTCATCGCTTCGACGATAGAGGCCGGCGTTCGCCACTTCGTCTTCTCCTCGACCGCCGCCGTCTATGGAACCCAGGACACGCCGGATCCGGTCAAGGAAACGGCGACCCTGCGCCCCGAGAGCCCCTACGGCCGCTCCAAGCTGATGTCGGAGATGATGCTGCACGATGCCGGCGCAGCGCATGACTTCAGCTTCGTGGCGCTGCGCTACTTCAACGTGGCGGGCGCCGACCCGCTCGGCCGTGCGGGACAGTCGACGCTCGGCGCCACGCATCTGATCAAGATCGCCTGCGAAGCAGCCCTCGGCAAGCGCCGCAAGGTCGATGTGTTCGGGACCGACTACCCGACGGCGGACGGCACCGGCGTGCGCGACTATATCCACGTCAGCGACCTGGTGGCCGCCCATAGGAACGCCCTCCGATATCTTCGCCGCGGCGGCGAGCCGCTCGTCAGCAATTGCGGCTATGGGGAAGGCTTCTCGGTGCTCGAGGTTCTCGATGCCGTGCGGCAGGTTTCCGGTCGCGATTTTCCCGTCGATTACGCGCCCCGGCGCCCGGGCGACCCCGCGCAAGTGGTCGCGGATCCCACGGTCGCGCGGCTTAAGCTCGACTGGGTGCCGACCCACGCGAGCCTGGAACATATCGTCCAGAGCGCTTTCGACTGGGAGGGACATCTCGGCCGCAAGAACAGCTTCGACGACGACCATGAGAAAGACGGGCGGCTCGTCGCCAGCGACTGA
- the mscL gene encoding large conductance mechanosensitive channel protein MscL, with amino-acid sequence MLNEFKEFIARGNVMDLAVGVIIGAAFSKIVDSVVNDLVMPIVGALTGGGFDFSNYFLPLSGNVTAPTLAAARQQGAVFAYGNFITVLINFLILAWIIFLLIKIVNRLRASIEREKTPAPAAPPPQDVLLLSEIRDLLKQQRA; translated from the coding sequence ATGCTGAACGAATTCAAGGAGTTTATCGCCCGCGGCAATGTGATGGATCTTGCCGTCGGCGTGATCATCGGCGCTGCCTTCAGCAAGATCGTTGATTCGGTCGTCAACGACCTCGTCATGCCGATCGTCGGCGCGCTCACCGGCGGCGGCTTCGACTTCTCGAATTATTTCCTGCCGCTCTCCGGCAATGTCACCGCGCCGACGCTTGCGGCCGCCCGCCAGCAGGGCGCGGTCTTCGCTTATGGCAACTTCATCACCGTGCTCATCAATTTCCTGATCCTTGCCTGGATCATCTTCCTCCTGATCAAGATCGTGAATCGCCTGCGTGCGTCAATCGAGAGGGAAAAGACGCCGGCGCCGGCTGCGCCGCCGCCGCAGGACGTCCTGTTGCTATCGGAAATTCGCGATCTCCTGAAGCAGCAGCGTGCCTGA